A region from the Metopolophium dirhodum isolate CAU chromosome 9, ASM1992520v1, whole genome shotgun sequence genome encodes:
- the LOC132952650 gene encoding uncharacterized protein LOC132952650, translating to MKCLLINILVFVIAVNSDTTSKPLFLPQLPVGEYKINVLALLRCGSSNDRFKFNYYLSKLSINTTELKGNVTYYEPLDDSYTVEANLAVKDSVGGWKDNAHIFKTPKACSSLKTLAGKFWTPITEKLGMHNVKNCPIPAGCYVTSGVKHDNDFFGNLPKQFFYGTYKFRFQLTKNKVVYGCAVSVVEVKRPWEND from the exons ATGAAGtgtttattaatcaatattctTGTTTTTGTAATTGCTGTTAATTCGGATACAACAAGTAAACCTTTGTTTCTACCACAATTACCGGTT ggtgaatacaaaataaatgtcttaGCGTTGTTACGTTGTGGATCATCGAATGaccgatttaaatttaattattatctaagcaAATTGTCTATCAATACCACAGAACTCAAAGGAAACGTAACCTATTATGAACCACTTGATGATTCTTATACA gtCGAGGCCAATTTGGCGGTAAAAGATTCTGTTGGAGGTTGGAAGGATAATGCTCATATTTTTAAGACACCTAAAGCTTGCTCGTCACTCAAAACGTTGGCGGGAAAATTTTGGACTCCAATAACGGAAAAGTTAGGAATGCACAATGTAAAAAATTGTCCTATTCCCGCA GGTTGTTATGTAACATCCGGCGTGAAGCATGATAATGACTTTTTTGGCAATTTACCCaagcaatttttttatggaaCGTACAAATTTCGTTTTCAATTGACCAAAAACAAGGTAGTTTATGGCTGTGCAGTTTCTGTTGTAGAGGTGAAGCGGCCTTGGGAAAATGATTAA
- the LOC132952651 gene encoding uncharacterized protein LOC132952651 — protein sequence MKCSLINLIVFVIIVNSDANKPLFRPQLPIGEYRIKFLAVFRCESSNDQLQFNLYLSKTSVNTTEIKGNLTYLEPIDDSLNNEVNLAIKDTVNGWKDNAHVYKTAKACSSLKMLMGNSWTAIMESLGMNNISCPIPVGCYKSSGIRLNKNFYANLPKQFFYGTYKSRIQFTKNKVVHGCTISIIEVKRPWETD from the exons ATGAAGTGTTCACTAATCAAtcttattgtttttgtaattattgtaaattcgGATGCAAATAAACCGTTGTTTCGACCACAATTACCGATC gGTGAATACCGAATTAAATTCTTAGCAGTGTTTCGTTGCGAATCTTCGAATGACCAACTCcagtttaatttatacttaagcAAAACATCTGTCAACACAACAGAAATCAAAGGCAACTTAACCTATTTAGAACCGATTGATGATTCTCTTAAT AATGAAGTAAACCTGGCGATAAAGGATACTGTTAATGGTTGGAAGGACAATGCTCACGTTTACAAGACAGCTAAGGCTTGCTCGTCACTCAAAATGTTAATGGGAAATTCTTGGACTGCAATAATGGAAAGCTTAGGAATGAACAATATAAGTTGTCCTATTCCCGTG GGTTGTTATAAATCATCTGGTATCAGgcttaataaaaacttttatgccAATTTACCCAAGCAGTTTTTTTATGGAACATACAAATCTCGTATTCAATTCACCAAAAACAAGGTAGTACATGGCTGTACTATTTCTATTATAGAGGTGAAGCGGCCTTGGGAAActgattaa